The sequence GGTGTGTTCGGTGAGAACGGCGCGGGCAAGACCAACCTGCTGGAGGCGGCCTACCTCGCGCTGACCGGCCAGACCGACGTGACCCGCTTGGAACAGCTGGTGCAATCGGGCGAGCAGGAGGCATATGTGCGCGCCGACCTGGAATCGGGCGGCAGCCTGAGCGTGCAGGAGGTCGGCCTGGGACGGGGGCGGCGGCAGCTCAAGGTAGACGGTGTGCGGGTGCGTGCGGGCGACCTACCGCGCGGCAGCGCGGTGTGGATCCGTCCCGAGGACAGCGAACTGGTGTTTGGCTCGCCCAGCGTGCGCCGGGCCTACCTGGACTCGCTGCTCTCGCGCCTGAGTGCGCGCTACGGCCAGCAGCTCACCCGTTACGAGCGCACCGTCTCGCAGCGCAACGCGGCCCTGCGCGGCGGGGAGGAGTGGGCCATGTCGGTGTGGGACGACGCGCTGGTGGGCCTGGGAGGGGAGATCATGAAGTTCCGTCGCCGGGCCCTGACCCGGCTGGGCGAACTGGCCTCGGAATCCAACGCGGCGCTGGGCAGCCGCAAGGCCCTGGAACTGACCCTGCTGGAATCCACCACGCCCGAGACCTACGCCGCCGATCTGGCCGCGCGGCGCGGCGAGGAGGTGTCGCGCGGGTCCACCGTGACCGGGCCGCACCGCGACGATCTGACGCTGACGCTGGGCGGGCTGTCGGCGGGTGAATATGCCAGCCGGGGCGAGGGGCGCACGGTGGCCCTGGCGCTGCGCCGCGCCGAGCTGGAACTGCTCGCCGAGCGCTTTGGCGAGCAGCCGGTGCTGCTCATCGACGACTTCAGCGCCGAACTCGATCCGGGGAGGCGGGCCTTTTTGCTGGAGCTGGCGGCGGGCGTGCCGCAGGCCATCGTGACCGGCACCGAGCGCCCTCCCGGCGCCGCCCTGCACTACCGGGCGCAGGCGGGCCGGTTCACGCCCGCCGACGCCCCCGCTTCCGAGCTGGACGGGCTGACGGCACTGCCGCTGGAGGTCCACATATGAGCCGTGACCGGTACAACGGAGAACGCAACAACCGGGGCCGCCGCTT comes from Deinococcus aerophilus and encodes:
- the recF gene encoding DNA replication/repair protein RecF (All proteins in this family for which functions are known are DNA-binding proteins that assist the filamentation of RecA onto DNA for the initiation of recombination or recombinational repair.) is translated as MNAVRLESLSTLNYRNLAPCTLRFGAGVTGVFGENGAGKTNLLEAAYLALTGQTDVTRLEQLVQSGEQEAYVRADLESGGSLSVQEVGLGRGRRQLKVDGVRVRAGDLPRGSAVWIRPEDSELVFGSPSVRRAYLDSLLSRLSARYGQQLTRYERTVSQRNAALRGGEEWAMSVWDDALVGLGGEIMKFRRRALTRLGELASESNAALGSRKALELTLLESTTPETYAADLAARRGEEVSRGSTVTGPHRDDLTLTLGGLSAGEYASRGEGRTVALALRRAELELLAERFGEQPVLLIDDFSAELDPGRRAFLLELAAGVPQAIVTGTERPPGAALHYRAQAGRFTPADAPASELDGLTALPLEVHI